Proteins from a single region of Haloplanus sp. GDY1:
- a CDS encoding transposase: MSSRLRAEATASALPPATTPIGVDVGEDPLYAVATPDTAPNDARTVSGDGLGSTADALVETIRVLRSGAPVGDAVEAAVVASYWRELRSMVDGAIPAVLEYAHGHTAPVLVLEDLGHDPPTLWELRDAERSAWSPWVVTLVQARLVDAATAAGIPILWTPPNGTTRKCHACGERGELPEFGTVFRCTTASCSVDVVDRDCGAAVSIAKRGV; this comes from the coding sequence ATGAGTAGCCGCCTGCGCGCCGAGGCGACTGCGTCCGCGCTCCCGCCGGCGACGACACCCATCGGCGTCGACGTCGGGGAAGATCCGCTGTATGCCGTCGCGACGCCCGACACGGCGCCGAATGACGCTCGGACGGTCAGCGGCGACGGACTCGGGAGCACCGCCGATGCGCTCGTCGAGACGATCCGCGTGCTCCGATCCGGCGCGCCCGTCGGCGACGCCGTCGAGGCGGCGGTCGTCGCGAGCTACTGGCGGGAGCTCCGGAGCATGGTCGACGGGGCGATCCCGGCCGTCCTTGAGTACGCCCACGGCCACACCGCGCCGGTGCTCGTCCTGGAGGACCTCGGCCACGACCCACCGACGCTGTGGGAGCTTCGCGACGCCGAGCGGTCGGCCTGGAGCCCGTGGGTCGTGACGCTCGTCCAAGCCCGTCTCGTCGACGCCGCGACCGCGGCCGGCATTCCGATCCTGTGGACGCCGCCGAACGGAACGACACGGAAGTGTCACGCCTGCGGTGAGCGTGGCGAACTTCCCGAGTTCGGCACCGTGTTCCGGTGCACAACGGCGTCATGCTCGGTGGACGTCGTCGACCGTGACTGCGGCGCCGCGGTGTCGATCGCGAAGCGGGGGGTGTGA